A window of Kocuria sp. TGY1127_2 genomic DNA:
CCTCCCGTGTAGAGCAGGTCCACGGGTGCGCGAAGGATCGCGGAAACCAGTTCCGCGGGGGAAAGCCGCTTGGTGTCTTCACCCAGCCCCAGCGCTTCGCGCGCCTGGGGTGTGATCGTGATCGACTTGTCGGTCCGTTTGTAGACCCCGCCTCCCTCGGAGATGAGAGACGTATCGTAATCCGTCCAGTACGGCCTCGGCAGGTCGAACAGACGCTGGCGCTCCGCGAAGGACCGGGTGACATCCGGGTTGGGGTCGAGGAAGATGTGCCGGCTGTCGAAGGCGGCCACGAGTTTGGTGTGTTCGGACAGCAGCATCCCGTTGCCGAAGACGTCTCCGGCCATGCCACCGATGCCGACGGCGGTGAAGTCCTCGGTCTGACAGTCCACACCCAACGAGGCGAAATGCCGCTTAACCGATTCCCACGTGCCTTTGGCCGTGATGCCCATTTCCTTGTGGTCGAATCCCACAGACCCGCCCGAGGCGAAGGCATCTCCCAGCCAGAAGCCGTTGTCCTGGGAAATCGAGTTGGCAAAATCGGAGAAGGTCGCGGTTCCCTTGTCTGCGGCGACCACGAGGTAATGGTCCGGCTCATCCAGCACGACCACGCCCTCAGGCGAGACGACCTCGTGTTCTCCGTTGTCTCGGGTCACCATATTGTCGGTGACGTCCAGCAAAGACTGGATGAACAGACGGTAGGATTCTTCGCCTTCTTTCTGGTAGCCCTCGGGGTCTTCGTCGCGGCCCGGGGCGTTCTTGGGGAAGAAGCCTCCCTTGGCACCGGTCGGGATGATGACAGAGTTCTTGGTCATCTGGGCCTTGACCAGGCCGAGAATCTCGGTGCGGAAGTCATGCCGGCGGTCGGACCAGCGCAACCCGCCTCGGGCTACCTTCCCGAACCGGAGGTGGACGCCCTCGACCCGGGGCGCGTAGACCCAGATTTCGAAGGCGGGGCGAGGCAAGGGGGCTTCTTCGATTTCTCGCGGGAGGAGCTTGAGAGCTATGGATTCCTTGCCCAGGTAAGCATTGGTGCGGACAGTCGCGGAGACGACCTCCGTCATCGTCCGGAGGAAACGGTCCTGTGTCAGGTCAGGGACGTCGTCGAGAGCATCGAGGATCCGCCCACGGATTTCTTCCTGCTTCTCGCGACGCCGATCCGCGGCAGCACCACTTTCCCACTTGGGGTCCAGTCCCACCTCGAACAGCTCGACCAACAGCTTGGTGACGTGGGCATTCGCGACCAAGGTATCCGACATGAAATCTCTGCTGTACCCGACCCCGAGTTGCAGCAAGTAACGACAGTAGGCCCGCAGCACCGCAACGGTGCGCCAAGAAAGAGACTCGAACATGACCAATCGGTTGGCGGAACCGGCTTCGGCCCGACCCGCGAGCACCGCGCAAAGGGCCTCTTCCAAGAGAGGCAGCACTTCGTCAACGTTCACGGTTTCGGGGAAGACGACTCCGAAGTCGTAGAGCGCAAAAACTGCACCATCGGCGTTTCGGACATCATAGGGGATCTGGTCCACCACGTGAAGACCCAGGTTCTGCAAGATCGGCAGAAGATCCGAGAGGGCCCGGGGTTCACGAAGGTAGACGCGGAGTCGAACTTCCTTCTCCGAAACGGGATTCTGGTTGTCATTTTCTGAGGGACGGAAAAGTCGAATCGCAGCGGGACGCTCGGGGCCGGCTTGTGCCAAATCCTGCAGTATTGAGGTGTCAGTGTGCTCCTCGGGAAGCTCGTACCGCACGCGTTCCACAGTTGTACCGGTTTTCTCCTGGTGAGCCATGCGACTCCCCCTTCCCTACAGACATGAGCCGCACAGGTGGCTCAAGTTACGTTTTTCCAAGGTTAAGGCTCGGGTGCGTCATAAATAGAGCCAAGACCAAGATGTGGAAAAACGTTACGTGCGCGAGTGGCCCGCCGAATGGGCAATATCGTTCGTCTCTTCGCCCTTCACGAAGCCGCGCGCGTCCCGGCCCGCGGTGCCTTTTCATGACGTCGCAAAATGGCCACCGTTGTCACACGGAGCAATATAGGGTTGGGGTGAATCGATCCGGAGGATGAATGAGCGAAGAACGCACTGACCGAGACTGGATTTCCCGCACTGTCCTTCCCGGCGGCGAGGAGCCGGACCCACGGTTCACCCTCGCCAACGAGCGCACTTTTCTCGCCTGGATCCGCACGTCCCTTGCCTTCCTCGCCGGCGGTATCGCGCTGGAGACCATCGGCGACGGAATCTTCCCGGAGGGTGTCCACCGGGCGTTGTCGATTCTGGTCATCGCGATCGCATTCCTGATCAGCTTGGGGGCGGCGGTTCGCTGGTGGCGCATCGAGAACAATATGCGCAAGGGCCGGCCGTTGAGCCTGCCCCTTATTGTCCCGTTGCTCAGCCTGGGCGGAGCCGTTGCGGCTTGCCTCATCTTCGGCATGATCCTCGGCTGATCGTGCATATCAACCCCGAGGCCGATTCGCCCGCCGATCCTGGTCTGCAGCCGGAGCGGACTGCGCTCGCTTGGGGCCGCACGCTTCTCGCTGTCGGCGTGGTCGGGGCCGGATTCCTGAGGTGGCTCCCCTACTTCGGGTGGTGGGTGGTGCTTTTGGCCCTTCTGGCCTGGCTCGTTTCTCTGTCGATCTACGGGACCCAACGTCGCCGTTACCGGCGGCAGTCCCGGGGCGTCCGCCACGGTTCTCTGTCCGCCGCCCCGGTCGCGGTCCTTGGAACCGGGGCCGCGGTCGCGTGTCTGTGCGTGATCGGCGTCGTAATCATCCTGGTGACCCGCGGCTAACCGCGCCGTCGGCCCTCACCCGTGACCCACGGTGGTTACTTTCGCCGACGCCGAAAGCCAGCTTCTCCCCCAACGCATGACGCCGGGCCGGAACGTTGGCGTTCCGACCCGGCGTCGAGGCGTTGTTTGCTCTAGATCAAACCGCGCAACGTGCGAACCGCGACTGAAAGCGTCGAGATACGGGGTGCGGCGTTCTCCCGTCCGAGCTCCTGGTCCAGCTCACCCATGAGCCGTTCGATGCGCGATGAATGCACCGGATGCTGGTTCTCCCAGGCCGCCACAAGTTTTTGGGCTGCCTCGGTGTCCCGCGGCCACGAAGTGGCACCCGCTGGATGCAAGTCGCCCTGCGTGACCTCCCGGGCAACAGTCACCGTGAGAGCCGCGACCGTCTCGTAGAGGTCCGATCGCAGTGATGAACGAGCCAACGTTTCCCAGCGGTCCTCGCGGGAGAGGTGAGAAATCGCCACGAGCAACCGATCGATATCGAATCGATCCGACAGCGCATAGTACAGCAAGGCCGATTCCCGCAGGTCGCACTCGGTTTCCTCGTTGAGAACAGCGATGTCCATGAGCGGGTAGATGTCGAGCAGTCGCGCCCACGTGGCCGCGAAGTCCTCGGGAATGCCCCAGGAGCGCGCCTGCTTTTCGCGTTCCTCCAGGCGCTTTCGGGTTTGCTCTCCGAGCAATCCGGGCACTTCCGAACCGAGCTCGAGGGCCGGGGCATACCGGTCGATCACGGCCCTGATCTGCAGGTGTTCGGGAACTTCGCTGCGCAGATCCCCGGTGGCCAGAGAACCCTCGTTGATCAGCCAGCGGGTCGCACGGTCAATCAATCGCTGGGTTTCCCGTGCGATGGCCCGCCACGCAGCGGGGTCGATATTCGCAGGAAGCTCGCGATGAGCCCTCATCAGCTCGCGAATATCGAACAGCTCCCGAGTCACGAGGAATGCGCTGGCCACGGTCGCAACGGAGGCACCGGTTTCCTCGACGGCGCGGTATGCGTACGTGATTCCGGCCAGGTTGACCATCTCGTTAGCCACGCGCGTGCAGATGATCTCCCGACGCAGCGGATGGTCGTCCAGCTGGGCCCGGAATCGCTCCGTGACTGCCTCGGGGAAGTACTCGTCGAGAATTTGCGAGAGCCACGGGTCGTTGCCGAAACCGCTGGCCAGCAACGAATTGGTGATATCGATCTTGACGTATGCGGTGAGAACGGCCAGCTCGGGTCCGGTCAGTCCCCAGCCTTCGGCGACTCTCTCCTCCAGCTCGTCATCGGAGGGCAGGAATTCGATCTGGCGATTGAGTCCCGCGCGTTCCTCGAGATGATCCATGAGGCGAGCAGCCGTCGCGGTGGTCGGCATGGTTCCCAGGCGTTCGGCCTGCAGCAGACCGTTCTGCTCCCGGTTGGTTTCCAGGACGAGGGTGCGGACGGCATCTGTCTGTGCCTCGATGAACGAGGCGCGCTCGTCGGCGTCCAACAGTCCCCGGGAGACCAGGCGATCTACCATGATCTTGATGTTGACCTCGCGGTCGGAGGTTTCGACGCCGGCAGAGTTGTCGATCGCATCCGTATTGACCAGGATTCCCTGGCGCGCAGCTTCGATGCGGCCGAGCTGTGTCAGTCCGAGGTTGCCACCCTCACCGATCACGCGAGCGCGCAGCTCGGACCCGTTGACGCGCAAGGTGTCATTGGCCTTGTCTCCGACCTGGGCGTTGGATTCCGAGGAGGCCTTGATATAGGTCCCGATGCCGCCGTTGTACAGCAGGTCTACCGGAGCCTTGAGGATCGCTGAGACCAATTCGGCCGGAGACAGCTGAGTGATCCTTTCGTCCAGTCCCAGAACTTTTCGGATTTCAGGTGTAAGCGCGATCGATTTTTCCGACCGCGAGAAGACCCCGCCGCCCTCGGAGATCAGCGAACGGTCGTAGTCCTGCCAGGAAGAACGCGGCAGATCATAGAGGCGCTGGCGTTCCGCGAAGGAAGCTGCGGCGTCTGGATTCGGATCGATAAAGATATCCCGGTGGTCGAATGCCGCGACCAGGCGCGTGTGTTCGGAACGCAACATGCCGTTACCGAAGACGTCGCCGGACATGTCGCCGATGCCGGCGGCCGTGAATTCTTCAGTCTGGCAGTCGATCCCGAGTTCGGCGAAATGCCGCTTGACCGATTCCCAAGCACCGCGAGCTGTAATTCCCATGGCCTTGTGGTCGTAACCCACGGAGCCACCCGAGGCGAACGCGTCACCCAGCCAGAAACCGTATTCCTGGGAGATCGAATTGGCGAGGTCCGAGAACGATGCGGTGCCCTTGTCGGCGGCAACCACCAGGTAGGTGTCATCGCCGTCCAGGGCGATGACGTTCTCCGGAGTCACTACGGACTGTTCCCCGTTCCCTGTAGTCACCAAGTTGTCGGTGATGTCTAGGAGAGAACGGATGAAGAGGCTGTAGGCTCCTCGCCCCTCGTTCATCCACGCCTCGCGGTCTGCCGAGGGATCCGGCAACTGCTTGGCGAAGAACCCTCCTTTCGCGCCGGTCGGAATGATCACGGCGTTCTTAACCATCTGGGCTTTGACCAGACCGAGGACCTCGGTTCGGAAGTCTTCGCGCCGGTCGGACCACCGCAGGCCGCCGCGCGCGATGTCACCGAACCGAAGGTGCACACCCTCGACGCGGGGTGAGTAAACCCAGATCTCGTATTCCGGACGCGGCAACGGCGCCGCGGAGATCTCCTGCGGGAGGAGTTTCACCGCGATCGACGGCCCGTCCTGATAAGCGTTGGTCCGGACGGTCGCGGAGACCACCCCGGTCAGGGCCCGCAACATCTTGTCGGCGTCGAGGGTCGGCACCTCGTTGAGCGCGGACTCGATCTCGTCCAGAATCTCTGCCCGACGCGCTTTGCGTTCCTCGACCGATTCGTTCCGAGAAGGATCGAAGCTGGTCTCGAAGAGCCGAACCACCAGGCGCGTGACCTTCGGATTGGCCAGCAGAGTATCGGCCATGAAAGCGTGCGAAAGACCCGTGCCCAACTGGACCAGGTAGCGGACATAGGCCCTCAACACGGACACGGTGTGCCACGGGAGCTTTTCTGCGAGGACCAATCGGTCCAGAGAGTCAGATTCGGCCCGACCCGAGAGCACGGCACACAGCGCGTCTTCATAGAGATCGCCGATCTCTTTCGGGTTCACCCCCGCCGGAAACGTGACTCCGAAGTCATAGAGCAAGAAGTCGCGACCGTCCGCGGTGGTCAGGTCGTAGGGCTTCTGGTCGATGACGGTCAGACCGAGGTTCTGCATGATGGGCAGGAGCTCGGTCAGTGTCTTGGGCTCACGCAGGTAGGTTTTGAGACGGTATTCGTTCTCGACATCGCTCCCGTCCGCGGGACTCTGCCTGCCGTGAATCCTCACGGCTGCTGGGCGATCCGGACCGGCGACCTCGAGAGCCTCGAAGATTCCAGCGTCGGCGACGGCCTCGGGGATCTCGTAATCGGCACGATAGGTTACCGGCGCGGCGTCGAACCAGCGCTTCGCGATCTCGGCGCTCTGGCTGCCGAGTGCCGCTTCGAGGGATTCGGGCCAAGAACGCGTCGCGGCCTGGAGCTTCTTCTCCAGATCGGCCACGTCGATATCCGGGATGTGATTGGGTTCTGCAAGGCGCAGGCGCAGGAACAGTCTCGCCAGGGCGGATGCCGAGTGCCGGACCTCGAAGTCGATCGACGCCAGATCCATCGCCTCGCTCAGTACCTTTTCGATGCGAATTCGAACGCCGGTGTTGTATCGGTCGCGGGGCAGGAATACCACCGCGGAGACGAACCTCCCGAACTCGTCAGGGCGAAGGAATAGGCGTGTGCGGCGTCGTTCTTCAAGGCCGATGATTCCGGCGAACGTCTCCGTCAGGGAGTCCTGGTCGGCCTGCAGCATTTCGAGGCGCGGGTAGTCCTCGATCATGCCCGTGAGCGTCTTGTCCGAATGCGAACCCGGCTGGAAGCCGAGTCGATTCCGGATCACGCGAACACGTTCCCGCATGAGCGGGGCCTCGGTAGCCGGCAAGGAGTATGCCTGCAAAGAGAACAGGCCCAGAATCACGTACTCGCCGACGACCCGGCCGCTCGAATCGAAATCGCGAATGCCCACGTAATCGAGGTATTCATGGCGATGGATCGTCGAGCGGGAGTTCGCTTTGGTCACGTAGACGATCTTGGAATCCCGCGCATTGTCCTGGGAAAGACCGGTGAGGTGTTTGGAGCGAGGGGTCATCGGGTCCTGCTGGATTCCGTCCTCGCGGTGCTCGGCCAGGATTCCGAGCCCGGTTCCGGGTCGATCCGAGATTGTCAGCCCTTCCGGCCCGTCCCGGAGATCACGCTCTTTGTACCCGAAGAACAGGAAGTTGTCACGGGCAATCCAGTTCAGGAACTCCTGAACCACTTTGGGGTGTTCCGCGGCATCCGGAGTGCCCTGGGAATTGTTCCTCGAGGGTTCCGGAAGGTTTCCGACGCGGTCGGAGAGGTTCAGGACCTTCTCGCGGACGGATTCGGCATCAGTATCCGCGTGTCGGACATCGCGAAGAACCGAACGGACGCTTTCGACGACGTTCTGTGCGGTTTCCTCGTCGTCGCATCCCAGAAGCTCGACCGATATCCAGGACTCGACGGCGCTGTCGCGTCCTGCAGCACCTCCCAGGGACGGCAGGGCCGCGGTATCGCCGCTGGCCACTTGTTGCTTGAGGTTGAGGCCGCGAAGGCTTTCGATCGTGCCGGTCTGCTTGTTCCTGTGCACCAGGAACAGCGGGTGGAACAAGGCGTTGGAGCCGCCGTACCTGGCTGCAACCTCGGCGGTGACCGAGGAGACGATAAACGGCATGTCGTCGGTGACAACCATGAGAATCCACGAGTTTCCGTGGTGGATGACCTTGACGTTAGTTCCGTTCGGCTCGCGCGTCTCGGCAAGTTCGCGGTGCAACTGGGCCCGCTCGACCAGCTCTTCTTCGCTGAATTCGGCCAGGTCATCTTGGGTTGCGTGCTGATAATACGTTGAGATCCAGGACTCTCGGTCCCCTCCGTTGCCTCCAGGGCTCCCGTTCGAGCTGGGGGAGCTCTTGGATTCGGGTTCGGCGGGATCGGACTGCTGGTTTAAGGGCACGTCAATAACCTTCCTCGAAGACGGGACCACCTCGTTGTGGTCGTCTTTACTCCACTAGGATACTCATCCCACCACACGAAATTCAGCCTCGACCAGGGCGAGTTTTGCTATGGGCAACATTTGTTGTCTCTGAGCGTCCCTGCGGCAGCCGTCGTCAAGCCTCGGGACATCATCAAGGCCAATAACGACCCGCGAGTCGCGGCTACAACCAGGAATACGTCCGGGTGAAGAACACGGGCCAATCCGCGCTGTATCTCTCCGGGGACCGCGTCAGAGACAAGAGCCGCGTCCTTCACTCACCAGTTCGGCGACGTAGACGGCTCGGCAAAGGCCTAGACCCTCCGCTCCGCCCTGGGACGCAGCAGCGCTGCAACGCTATACACGCAGAACCGTGGATATGTATGGATAGCGTAAGCGACCAAGCCACCCTGCAGAATTCCCTGACAGACCTAGACTGGGCGGGTGACTTCCTCCGCCCTCGCCATGGTCCTGGTCGCCGCCGTTCTCCATGCGGCGTGGAATCTGGCGGCCAAAGCGAAGCGTGGTGACGCATACACCTTCGTCTGGTGGTACGCGGTGGCGACTGCGGCGGTCACCGCACCGATCGGCATCGGGCAAATTATCCAGTCCGGCGGGTGGAACATGGTCGGACCAGCACTCGTGTGGGCTCCGGCTCTTTCCGCTGCCATCCATATCGGCTACAACCTCGCACTTCAGACCGGGTACGATCGCGCTCCCCTCGGCGTCGTCTATCCCGCGGCTCGAGGAACCGGGCCGATCCTGACCATGATCGTGGCGGTGGCATTTCTGTCCGAACGCCCCGGTTGGTGGGCTCTTGCCGGGGCATTGGTGATCGTTGGCGGGATCGTGGTTACGGCGGTGCCCGGGAGGAACCCGGATCCCAGCAGGAGCCTGCTCGAAAACTCCGTGGCCGCCACGGACGGCCCGTCCGATTCCTCCGGCTCGCGAATTCTCGCGGGCCTCCGCTGGGGAGTGCTCACGGGCACTTTCATCGCCGGATACACCTTGTGGGACGACCATTCGGTGACCGCTCTGAACCAATCCCCGATTCCCTATTTTGCGCTGTCATCGGTATATCAGGCGGTATTCATGACCGTGGGGTTGGGACGGCGACGCCGTTCCGCCTTAAGCGGTTCCCTGAAATCGAATTGGCGCATCATTGCAACCATCGGGGTTCTCTCGCCCGCAGCGTACATCCTCGTGCTCACAGTGATGCAAACCCAGCCCGTTTCGTTGGTCGCGCCATTGCGCGAGACAAGCATTGTGGTCGGTTCGTTGCTCGCCTGGCTCATCTTCAGGGAACCACGACCTGGCAGACGCCTTGTCGGGGCGCTGCTCGTGGTGGGCGGCGTCGCTTTGATCAGCCTCTAGCCGAGGGTTGACGCCGGGCACGACTTCGAGCCACAACCCGCCCTGATGAGGGAGATGACCAGGGTAAATACGCAGCTTTCCGCGCTGAGCCCGTTCGCATCTTCAAACGTGCGTGGGCACCGTCCGCCCGAAGTAAAGATACCGGTGCCTCATGACGGCACACCGGGAGATGCACGACCAGGCGGCGGCGTCAGCCGGTTACAGCTTTACGGGAGACGACTGACATTCCCACGAGGTGGATCGTAAATCCGCACGCGGGCCCCACATACAGGGCGATGATCGTGCGGGGCACGAGGTCGAGAGGCAAGAAGAGCAGCGCGACCGCGACGACCGCCGCTACAACCCACCCGAGAATGTACAGCCGGTGCGCATTGAGAGCCAGGACCGCGGTACCGGACAGAACCAGCAAGGCCATGATCGCCGATCCGAAAGTCAGCGTCCCCAGCAACCACCCGTGGATGACATCGTGATAGGCGGCGGATTCCTCCGGTTTGGGCGCGTAGATGAGGAAGAACAGCCATGGACCGATGATCCACGCCAGAACCGCCCCGAAGAGCCCGATCCCGAGGAGGGCTCCGGAAGGCTTGACCATGGCCGCCAACGGGCGATGACGCTGCTTCAGGAACGCGGAAATCGCCACGCCCTGGAACGCCTGCAAGGGGATCATGATCGGCGAACGCGTGATCGAGATCGCGAGGATCAATGCACCCATTGCGATCTTGGTGTAGGTCGAGGCCTCCGCCCCGGCACTGGCCTTGAGGATCACCGGCAAGCCGACCATCAACACGGCCGACGCCGCTGAGGAACCCATCGCAAAGAGAACGTTCTGGACGAACCGTCCGGTCCCGACGTCGGCCTTAGCGGCGAACGTTCGACGACCTTCCCGAGTGAACAGGGCGATGAGGATCCAGAGAAGCACGGGAGACACCGCAGCCGCCTCGAGACCCCCAATCGACCCGGCGATCAGAGCCACCGCGACCATGGCGACCAGACGCCACGCGGCCTCGCCCCCGCCGAGTCCGGCGAACTGGAACCATTTCTCGCGCCCGGCGGCGGCACCGCTCATGGCCGAGTGCAATGCGTACAGGCACGGCCCGATGCACAACATCAGCACCGCAAATCCCGTACCGCTGGGAACCTGTCCGTGTGCCCACACGGGCGAGGTCGCGGCGACAATCACCGCGATGACGATTCCGAAACCCGCGGCTATCGTCATCACATGTGCACCCGGACGATCCGGCTTGTCCAGATTCGTTCGCAGCTCGGCGGCACCGACCGCGCGAGTCGTCTCCTGCTGAAGCCCCGCAACGATTCCGTAGATACCGAAGAGCGCCGACCAGAAAACCAGGAATTCCGTGACCTGTTCGCCGGCAAGCGCGTGCTTCGCGATGAAGGTTGCGCCTAGCGCCGAGACAGCCGAAATCATGGAGGCCAACAGGATCCCGGTGGATTCCTTCTTGGTGACGGACCTCTGCCCGGCCTTATTCTCGCCGGTTACTTCGGACCCCACACCGCTGACCTCGGGGGCCTCCCCTTCGCCTGCTCGGACCATTCGATCCCCTACTTGACCAGGTGAGATGCCAGGTTTTTGACGCCACCCCAGTTTTTGGTCTTCGCGGCCTTGGGCAGCAAGCTCGCCGCGTGGAGACGGGAGGAGACGTGCAGGCGTGCAACCGCCGCGGCTTTCTTCCATCCCAGAGCGCTCATTTCTTCCGCCATGGTCTCGAAGAAGCGGCGCTCTTCGTCGAATCGCGTGCCGTCCAGTGCGCGCCACGAGGAATCGGAGGCCTTGTGGCGGCGGTACATGAATGCCGCGGTTTCGTCATAGAAAAGGGCACCGCCGGTCATCGCAACGTCCATGACCAGGCACATGTCCTGCACCACGTCGAGCCCCTCGCGGAAGCCCAGTCCGACGATGGTTTCCGCACGCCACCCCAGGGACGGGAAGTACAGCCAGTCGCCGCGCAAGATCGACACGGCAAGCTCTTCTCCCTTGAGCAGGGTCGTCTGGTTAGGACGGTAGAAGGCCTTGGTTTTCTCGACCAACGTATTTGACGGCGCGTTGTTCTCGTCGATCACGAATACGCCTGGCTGGAAGATATTCGCGTCCGGGTTCTCCTCGGCCGCCTTGACGAACCAGTCGACATAATTCGGCATCATGACGTCGTCCGCGCCCATGATCACCACGAGCTCGTTCTCCACGAAGGTGAGGCATTTGCGGTAGTTTCCGTTGGCACCGAGATTCTTCTCGTTGCGCATGTAGGTGACGCGGTCGTCCTGGAGGGATTCGAACCAACCGGGGATCGAGTCGTCGGGATAGCCGTCGTCGACGACGATCAACCGCCAGTCCGTGTTCGTTTGGTGCAGTACGGATTCGACCGCCTGCTTCATCAGGGAGACGTCTCCGTAGTAGGGGAACAGAATGTCAACGGTCATGGCTTCTCCGTCGGGTCGTGGGGTTCATCGGTGGTCCGGTGGTCGGTGTTGCGGGTCGAGGGACGGTCGGGGCCGTCCTCATGGCCATCGGACCCAGCCGCGCTGGACCCGTGGATGTCGATACTGTGCGGTTCACCCTGGTCGTCAACCTGGATGATGGGCAACGAAGAAGTCGGATTGCGGTTTCTCTCGACCCGCTCGAGTTGACGGTTGAGCAGTGACCTTTGGATCGCGGCTTCCTCGGCCAGGACGCGCGTCTCGTCTTCGAGTCTCGAGATCTCCAGTGACAAGTGGAGGCAGACGCCCAGCAGTAGGACAAGACCGATCAGGAAGAGAAGGTTGACCGGCGTCACGACGCCGACCAACGAGGAGAGCGAGTCGAGGAGCTTCGGGAAGATCATCAGGATTGCGATGACCACCGCGGTCAGTAGCCACAGGGCAGCGTATTTCTCGCGGAGTTTCAGGTTCCTGAC
This region includes:
- a CDS encoding DMT family transporter; this encodes MTSSALAMVLVAAVLHAAWNLAAKAKRGDAYTFVWWYAVATAAVTAPIGIGQIIQSGGWNMVGPALVWAPALSAAIHIGYNLALQTGYDRAPLGVVYPAARGTGPILTMIVAVAFLSERPGWWALAGALVIVGGIVVTAVPGRNPDPSRSLLENSVAATDGPSDSSGSRILAGLRWGVLTGTFIAGYTLWDDHSVTALNQSPIPYFALSSVYQAVFMTVGLGRRRRSALSGSLKSNWRIIATIGVLSPAAYILVLTVMQTQPVSLVAPLRETSIVVGSLLAWLIFREPRPGRRLVGALLVVGGVALISL
- a CDS encoding DUF202 domain-containing protein, whose amino-acid sequence is MHINPEADSPADPGLQPERTALAWGRTLLAVGVVGAGFLRWLPYFGWWVVLLALLAWLVSLSIYGTQRRRYRRQSRGVRHGSLSAAPVAVLGTGAAVACLCVIGVVIILVTRG
- a CDS encoding NAD-glutamate dehydrogenase domain-containing protein — its product is MAHQEKTGTTVERVRYELPEEHTDTSILQDLAQAGPERPAAIRLFRPSENDNQNPVSEKEVRLRVYLREPRALSDLLPILQNLGLHVVDQIPYDVRNADGAVFALYDFGVVFPETVNVDEVLPLLEEALCAVLAGRAEAGSANRLVMFESLSWRTVAVLRAYCRYLLQLGVGYSRDFMSDTLVANAHVTKLLVELFEVGLDPKWESGAAADRRREKQEEIRGRILDALDDVPDLTQDRFLRTMTEVVSATVRTNAYLGKESIALKLLPREIEEAPLPRPAFEIWVYAPRVEGVHLRFGKVARGGLRWSDRRHDFRTEILGLVKAQMTKNSVIIPTGAKGGFFPKNAPGRDEDPEGYQKEGEESYRLFIQSLLDVTDNMVTRDNGEHEVVSPEGVVVLDEPDHYLVVAADKGTATFSDFANSISQDNGFWLGDAFASGGSVGFDHKEMGITAKGTWESVKRHFASLGVDCQTEDFTAVGIGGMAGDVFGNGMLLSEHTKLVAAFDSRHIFLDPNPDVTRSFAERQRLFDLPRPYWTDYDTSLISEGGGVYKRTDKSITITPQAREALGLGEDTKRLSPAELVSAILRAPVDLLYTGGAGTYVKASTETHQDAGDKDNDPLRIDASELRVRVVGEGGNLGLTQRARIEAAKNGILVNTDAVDNSAGVETSDREVNLKILVDRLVERGEINREERARFIEEQVDEVSEMVLRSNRDQNMLLHAERLGTRPTNSSAPRFIHFLQEHAGLNRDVEFLPSDKELEKRRENGERLTSPELSVLTAYSKIELTQALLDAGFGDDPWLEEVLHEYFPEPVTERFGQHFGEHPLRREIICTRVANEIVDTAGIVFAFRVMEETGASVVTVARAFLAIRELFDVRKLRRLHREIPADADPEAWRTVIQDIQRFTDRAVRWVIRHGLVAKGDDTRAGRDVIASVIEELCPGVALRDDVLELVGQKSEASIRRRFDQAEEWGLNDELARSWAQLWESLTLLDVGLVAEETGVEPRQAALVYFAVMDRYAVHELLRAVTELPRVGRWESIARASLRSDLYRATEEFTKRVLEDLPGTARITGPEEARSALLEWEDDHPAYAPSIARLTDEMDLEIQGYSEGSQQVDLATLSVAVRTLLHPTGEF
- a CDS encoding NAD-glutamate dehydrogenase encodes the protein MPLNQQSDPAEPESKSSPSSNGSPGGNGGDRESWISTYYQHATQDDLAEFSEEELVERAQLHRELAETREPNGTNVKVIHHGNSWILMVVTDDMPFIVSSVTAEVAARYGGSNALFHPLFLVHRNKQTGTIESLRGLNLKQQVASGDTAALPSLGGAAGRDSAVESWISVELLGCDDEETAQNVVESVRSVLRDVRHADTDAESVREKVLNLSDRVGNLPEPSRNNSQGTPDAAEHPKVVQEFLNWIARDNFLFFGYKERDLRDGPEGLTISDRPGTGLGILAEHREDGIQQDPMTPRSKHLTGLSQDNARDSKIVYVTKANSRSTIHRHEYLDYVGIRDFDSSGRVVGEYVILGLFSLQAYSLPATEAPLMRERVRVIRNRLGFQPGSHSDKTLTGMIEDYPRLEMLQADQDSLTETFAGIIGLEERRRTRLFLRPDEFGRFVSAVVFLPRDRYNTGVRIRIEKVLSEAMDLASIDFEVRHSASALARLFLRLRLAEPNHIPDIDVADLEKKLQAATRSWPESLEAALGSQSAEIAKRWFDAAPVTYRADYEIPEAVADAGIFEALEVAGPDRPAAVRIHGRQSPADGSDVENEYRLKTYLREPKTLTELLPIMQNLGLTVIDQKPYDLTTADGRDFLLYDFGVTFPAGVNPKEIGDLYEDALCAVLSGRAESDSLDRLVLAEKLPWHTVSVLRAYVRYLVQLGTGLSHAFMADTLLANPKVTRLVVRLFETSFDPSRNESVEERKARRAEILDEIESALNEVPTLDADKMLRALTGVVSATVRTNAYQDGPSIAVKLLPQEISAAPLPRPEYEIWVYSPRVEGVHLRFGDIARGGLRWSDRREDFRTEVLGLVKAQMVKNAVIIPTGAKGGFFAKQLPDPSADREAWMNEGRGAYSLFIRSLLDITDNLVTTGNGEQSVVTPENVIALDGDDTYLVVAADKGTASFSDLANSISQEYGFWLGDAFASGGSVGYDHKAMGITARGAWESVKRHFAELGIDCQTEEFTAAGIGDMSGDVFGNGMLRSEHTRLVAAFDHRDIFIDPNPDAAASFAERQRLYDLPRSSWQDYDRSLISEGGGVFSRSEKSIALTPEIRKVLGLDERITQLSPAELVSAILKAPVDLLYNGGIGTYIKASSESNAQVGDKANDTLRVNGSELRARVIGEGGNLGLTQLGRIEAARQGILVNTDAIDNSAGVETSDREVNIKIMVDRLVSRGLLDADERASFIEAQTDAVRTLVLETNREQNGLLQAERLGTMPTTATAARLMDHLEERAGLNRQIEFLPSDDELEERVAEGWGLTGPELAVLTAYVKIDITNSLLASGFGNDPWLSQILDEYFPEAVTERFRAQLDDHPLRREIICTRVANEMVNLAGITYAYRAVEETGASVATVASAFLVTRELFDIRELMRAHRELPANIDPAAWRAIARETQRLIDRATRWLINEGSLATGDLRSEVPEHLQIRAVIDRYAPALELGSEVPGLLGEQTRKRLEEREKQARSWGIPEDFAATWARLLDIYPLMDIAVLNEETECDLRESALLYYALSDRFDIDRLLVAISHLSREDRWETLARSSLRSDLYETVAALTVTVAREVTQGDLHPAGATSWPRDTEAAQKLVAAWENQHPVHSSRIERLMGELDQELGRENAAPRISTLSVAVRTLRGLI
- a CDS encoding YidH family protein, translated to MSEERTDRDWISRTVLPGGEEPDPRFTLANERTFLAWIRTSLAFLAGGIALETIGDGIFPEGVHRALSILVIAIAFLISLGAAVRWWRIENNMRKGRPLSLPLIVPLLSLGGAVAACLIFGMILG